A single genomic interval of Gemmatimonadota bacterium harbors:
- a CDS encoding polyprenol monophosphomannose synthase, whose product MSEKALVIVPTYNEKENIAKIIGVVLVQDPRIDVLVVDDNSPDGTGDIVAALGASDPRVHLLRRAGKMGLGTAYRDGFGWALKNPEYEYIFEMDADFSHDPAHLPKFLEAAQGADFVLGSRYLDGNVTVVDWPMKRLLLSYFANVYARWVTGLKLWDATGGYKCFHRRVLEAIDLSDVRSNGYAFQIEMSFRAIRKGFKPKEIAITFTDRTHGTSKMSKNIVREAIWMVWRLRWWAIIGRV is encoded by the coding sequence ATGTCAGAGAAAGCGTTAGTGATTGTTCCGACGTACAACGAAAAAGAAAACATCGCCAAGATCATTGGCGTGGTGCTGGTGCAGGACCCTCGCATTGACGTGCTGGTGGTGGACGACAACTCGCCCGACGGCACCGGCGACATTGTGGCCGCCCTTGGCGCTTCGGACCCCCGGGTGCACTTGCTCCGCCGCGCCGGCAAAATGGGGCTCGGCACCGCGTACCGCGACGGCTTTGGCTGGGCGCTCAAGAACCCCGAGTACGAGTACATCTTTGAGATGGACGCCGACTTCTCGCACGACCCGGCGCACCTTCCCAAGTTCCTTGAGGCCGCCCAGGGGGCGGACTTTGTACTCGGGAGCCGCTATCTGGACGGAAACGTTACGGTGGTGGACTGGCCCATGAAGCGATTGCTGCTGAGCTACTTCGCCAACGTGTATGCCCGTTGGGTGACCGGCCTCAAGCTTTGGGACGCCACCGGTGGCTACAAATGCTTTCACCGGCGGGTGCTGGAGGCCATCGACCTCTCGGACGTGCGGTCCAACGGCTACGCCTTTCAAATTGAGATGAGCTTCCGGGCTATCCGCAAAGGATTCAAGCCAAAGGAAATCGCCATCACCTTTACCGACCGCACACACGGCACGAGCAAGATGAGCAAGAACATCGTGCGCGAGGCCATCTGGATGGTGTGGCGGCTCCGGTGGTGGGCGATCATAGGCCGGGTATGA
- a CDS encoding YfhO family protein, with product MARTPDHPATSAAPEAPRFATAWAALVYALCAFSLAWPALAGKFLANPLSDQYKAGYAFREFAAAYMKSHGTFPQWNPYLFGGMPFVAAMHGDIFYPTFLLRLVMPVDVAMTWGMILHFFLCGLATYWFLRQAPRLSFHASLVGGVAYMMAGFVSSLPSAGHDGKLFVSALLPLTLLVITWGVRDGKRFAWGFLALVVGLGVLSPHPQLLQYLLLASGAWALMLAFGGVDKEKLASNVAIQRLALAFGAVVVGAAIGAIQYLPVSEYVAWSPRSTARGYDFATSYSFPIEELINTWLPQFSGILQNYWGRNGIHFHSEYIGVAVIILASAAFGAGNPLARRRFLWFWTGTAVVSLFWAFGGNTPFFQIIYNIVPGTKFFRAPSTIFYLTTFSVAVMAAIGTERILQGKTSARFAYGWLAAAVAITLLAVAGGLTGIGATIVSGSGFPQFGPVTAMAERVEANADAVRSGAFRALFFAALACGALLLLLRRTIAPRVAGWLLVALCAIDLWSIERLYWQFNEPAWKIYSTDATTEYLKRLTQPARTIAIGFPNLPMSPSDPFLKYDALMGHRVRISAVGYHGNELGRYQQLNGEERGYDQIGNPSFWALTNTDYILVNTDTLPIAGATRVIGPVMNAAGTNVTLFKLPGEHPFAWVAPVITKYGDNAVIEAARATNFPVRSIAIFDTTSKVSAETVSKLPEPLAITTHVTAYEAGHIALTLSAPAPKGSALVVSENFYPGWKVKVDGKPATAERADLVLIGVALPEGAKQVELTFDSDVYQRGKSITVVALLIALLAMGGGAVLDRRAMVGGAA from the coding sequence ATGGCACGCACGCCTGACCATCCTGCGACCTCCGCCGCACCCGAGGCGCCTCGTTTTGCTACGGCGTGGGCTGCGCTCGTGTATGCGCTCTGCGCGTTCTCGCTCGCCTGGCCGGCCCTCGCGGGCAAGTTCCTCGCGAATCCGCTGAGCGATCAATACAAAGCGGGCTATGCGTTCCGCGAGTTCGCCGCGGCGTATATGAAATCGCACGGCACCTTTCCGCAGTGGAACCCGTATCTCTTTGGCGGCATGCCGTTCGTGGCGGCCATGCACGGCGACATTTTTTATCCGACGTTCCTGCTGCGACTCGTGATGCCGGTGGATGTCGCGATGACGTGGGGAATGATTCTCCACTTCTTTCTCTGCGGACTCGCCACGTACTGGTTCCTGCGGCAGGCGCCGCGGCTGTCGTTCCACGCGTCGCTTGTCGGTGGCGTGGCGTATATGATGGCGGGGTTTGTCTCATCGCTCCCCTCAGCTGGACACGACGGTAAACTATTTGTGTCGGCGCTCCTCCCGCTCACGCTCTTGGTGATTACGTGGGGCGTTCGCGACGGTAAGCGGTTCGCGTGGGGGTTTCTGGCGCTCGTCGTTGGCCTTGGCGTGCTCTCGCCGCACCCGCAACTGTTGCAGTATCTGCTGCTTGCCTCGGGCGCCTGGGCGCTGATGCTCGCGTTCGGTGGCGTCGATAAAGAAAAACTCGCGAGCAACGTGGCCATACAGCGCCTTGCCCTCGCCTTCGGCGCGGTCGTCGTTGGTGCCGCGATCGGCGCCATTCAGTATTTGCCGGTCAGCGAGTATGTGGCGTGGTCACCACGCTCCACGGCGCGCGGCTACGATTTTGCCACGAGCTATTCATTCCCTATTGAAGAGCTCATCAACACCTGGCTGCCGCAGTTCTCCGGTATTCTGCAGAACTACTGGGGCCGCAACGGCATTCATTTCCATAGTGAGTACATCGGCGTTGCCGTCATCATTCTCGCGAGCGCCGCATTTGGGGCGGGGAACCCCCTCGCGCGCCGCCGCTTTCTCTGGTTCTGGACTGGCACCGCCGTCGTCTCGCTGTTCTGGGCCTTCGGTGGCAACACGCCGTTCTTCCAGATCATCTACAACATTGTTCCTGGCACCAAGTTCTTCCGCGCGCCGAGCACCATTTTCTACCTCACCACGTTCTCTGTGGCGGTGATGGCTGCGATTGGCACCGAACGGATTCTGCAGGGCAAAACGAGCGCCCGCTTCGCCTATGGATGGCTCGCGGCCGCAGTAGCGATCACCTTGCTCGCCGTGGCTGGCGGGCTTACCGGAATCGGCGCGACGATTGTGAGCGGTTCCGGCTTTCCGCAGTTCGGTCCGGTCACGGCCATGGCCGAGCGCGTGGAAGCCAATGCCGACGCGGTGCGCTCCGGTGCATTCCGGGCACTCTTCTTTGCCGCACTCGCCTGCGGCGCACTGCTCCTCTTGCTGCGACGCACCATTGCGCCTCGCGTCGCGGGATGGTTGCTCGTGGCGCTTTGCGCGATTGACCTCTGGAGCATTGAGCGGCTCTACTGGCAGTTCAATGAGCCCGCGTGGAAGATCTACAGCACCGACGCCACCACCGAATATCTCAAGCGTCTCACGCAGCCAGCGCGCACCATCGCCATTGGGTTCCCCAACCTGCCGATGTCGCCCTCCGACCCATTCCTCAAGTACGACGCCCTCATGGGGCATCGCGTGCGCATCTCGGCGGTGGGCTACCACGGCAACGAGCTCGGCCGCTATCAGCAGCTCAATGGCGAAGAGCGCGGCTACGACCAGATTGGTAACCCAAGTTTCTGGGCGCTCACCAATACTGATTACATCCTCGTCAATACCGACACGCTCCCCATTGCCGGCGCCACTCGGGTGATTGGCCCCGTGATGAACGCCGCCGGCACCAACGTCACGTTGTTCAAACTCCCGGGCGAACATCCGTTCGCGTGGGTGGCACCGGTGATTACTAAATACGGTGACAATGCCGTGATCGAGGCCGCGCGCGCTACGAATTTTCCGGTGCGCAGCATCGCCATTTTCGACACCACATCCAAGGTGTCCGCCGAAACGGTAAGCAAGCTGCCGGAACCGCTGGCGATCACGACCCACGTGACCGCCTACGAGGCCGGTCACATCGCGCTGACGCTGAGCGCGCCAGCACCCAAGGGCTCGGCGCTCGTCGTTTCCGAAAACTTTTATCCTGGCTGGAAGGTGAAGGTAGACGGCAAACCCGCCACCGCCGAACGCGCGGATTTGGTGTTGATTGGCGTGGCGCTCCCGGAAGGCGCGAAGCAGGTGGAACTCACCTTTGACAGTGACGTGTACCAGCGCGGCAAATCGATCACCGTGGTGGCGCTCTTGATCGCGCTGCTCGCAATGGGCGGCGGCGCGGTACTCGACCGCCGAGCGATGGTGGGAGGAGCGGCCTAA
- a CDS encoding metal-sensitive transcriptional regulator translates to MKRAAVRDSKPRTVARDSKTRTLARLSKIEGQVRGLQKMVEEDRYCADVLTQVSAVHEALRGVGKELMRHHLRHCATAAMKGTPAQAEAMHDELLALMYQHAR, encoded by the coding sequence ATGAAGCGCGCCGCTGTCCGAGACTCCAAGCCTCGCACCGTCGCACGAGACTCCAAAACCCGCACCCTCGCTCGGCTCAGCAAAATCGAGGGGCAGGTGCGCGGCCTGCAGAAGATGGTGGAGGAGGACCGCTACTGTGCCGATGTGCTGACGCAGGTATCGGCCGTGCACGAGGCGCTCCGCGGTGTGGGCAAGGAGCTGATGCGGCACCATCTGCGGCACTGCGCCACGGCCGCGATGAAGGGAACCCCCGCGCAGGCCGAGGCGATGCACGACGAGCTGTTGGCGCTGATGTATCAGCACGCCCGGTAG
- a CDS encoding glycosyltransferase family 2 protein produces MTPSREAVDVSVLVPAKDEAENLPLFLQLCDETFRSRAERYEVIVIDDGSSDGTAAVMADMQARYPWVRTVRHRTQRGIADALRSGFLAARSDILVFYPADLQFKPEDIPRLVAPILAGESDMVTGYKQGQYNKAFVSKIYNGLSRALFKVPVRDLNNVKAYRRAVMDDQPVRPDWHRYMIVLAVARGYTVTEIPVPLYARHAGKSKFGWSRIPVGVLDMLAVWFELRFGQKPLLAFGMLGAGLFAIGLASGLFALGVLLVKGQGVRAVWTVIQTCLLLGSIFFATGLLGEQIAVLRAEQREMRRRLDESRTPRASDG; encoded by the coding sequence GTGACCCCTTCACGCGAAGCCGTCGATGTCTCCGTGCTCGTGCCCGCAAAGGACGAGGCCGAGAATCTCCCGCTCTTTCTCCAGCTGTGCGACGAGACGTTCCGCAGCCGAGCGGAACGCTATGAAGTGATCGTCATTGACGACGGATCATCCGACGGGACCGCCGCGGTGATGGCCGACATGCAAGCGCGCTATCCGTGGGTGCGCACGGTGCGTCACCGCACTCAGCGGGGCATTGCCGACGCGCTCCGCAGCGGATTTCTTGCGGCGCGCTCAGATATTCTCGTCTTCTATCCCGCCGACCTCCAGTTCAAGCCCGAAGACATTCCTCGCCTCGTCGCGCCGATTCTGGCTGGCGAAAGCGATATGGTCACCGGCTATAAGCAGGGACAGTACAACAAGGCGTTCGTGTCTAAGATCTACAACGGGCTGTCGCGCGCGCTGTTCAAGGTGCCCGTGCGCGACCTGAACAACGTGAAAGCGTACCGGCGCGCCGTGATGGATGATCAACCGGTGCGCCCGGATTGGCATCGCTACATGATTGTGCTCGCGGTAGCCCGCGGGTACACGGTCACGGAGATCCCCGTGCCACTCTATGCGCGGCACGCGGGGAAGTCTAAGTTCGGCTGGTCGCGCATACCGGTGGGCGTGCTCGACATGCTGGCCGTCTGGTTTGAGCTCCGGTTCGGCCAGAAGCCGCTCCTCGCCTTTGGCATGCTCGGCGCCGGGCTGTTTGCTATTGGCTTGGCAAGCGGGCTGTTTGCGCTTGGCGTGCTGCTCGTCAAGGGACAGGGCGTTCGCGCCGTCTGGACCGTGATCCAAACGTGCTTGCTCCTCGGCTCCATCTTTTTTGCCACCGGTTTGCTCGGCGAGCAGATTGCCGTGTTGCGCGCGGAACAGCGCGAGATGCGCAGGCGGCTCGACGAATCGCGAACACCCCGCGCCAGCGACGGCTAA
- a CDS encoding lysylphosphatidylglycerol synthase domain-containing protein, producing MRRRKTFFQRLSILLAVVAIVFYGNTVSSQWTEVRATSARLHIDGLMLAASGVIVLVSYAVLIETWRRTVTAWGEQLSWKEAARIWFVSNLGKYLPGKVWQIGAMGALAQEAGVSPVAAIGSSLVVNLVNIVAACLVVAFASARAVTFAGAWFVPLVALASVAALATPWLLPLLVRVAARLTRRDLPAPRVPPSAILVALAGCTVGWVLYGVAFRTLAIALFGVAAGTSASYVAVFTFSYLIGYLYLFSPGGLGAREYVLTGALAALSLESGASATLLVLTSRLWLTVLEALPGLTLLALGRARPHHTPKPDHGTHA from the coding sequence GTGCGACGCCGTAAGACGTTCTTTCAACGCCTCTCCATTCTGCTCGCCGTGGTGGCCATCGTCTTCTATGGCAATACGGTCTCGAGTCAGTGGACGGAGGTGCGCGCCACGTCCGCACGGCTGCACATCGACGGGCTGATGCTAGCGGCCAGCGGAGTCATTGTGCTGGTGAGCTACGCGGTGCTCATCGAGACCTGGCGTCGCACCGTCACCGCGTGGGGCGAGCAGCTCAGTTGGAAGGAAGCGGCACGCATTTGGTTTGTGTCGAATCTCGGCAAATATCTTCCGGGCAAGGTCTGGCAGATTGGTGCCATGGGAGCACTCGCGCAGGAGGCGGGCGTCTCACCCGTGGCGGCAATTGGGTCGTCGCTCGTCGTGAACCTCGTGAACATTGTCGCCGCGTGCCTCGTGGTGGCGTTCGCGAGTGCTCGAGCCGTGACGTTTGCCGGTGCGTGGTTTGTGCCATTGGTCGCACTCGCCTCCGTAGCGGCGCTTGCCACACCGTGGTTGCTCCCGCTCTTGGTGCGGGTCGCCGCCCGTCTCACGCGCCGCGACCTGCCCGCGCCGCGCGTGCCGCCCAGTGCGATTCTTGTGGCACTCGCTGGGTGCACGGTAGGGTGGGTGCTGTATGGCGTGGCCTTCCGGACTCTCGCCATCGCGCTGTTTGGGGTGGCCGCTGGCACCAGTGCCTCCTACGTCGCAGTTTTCACATTCTCGTATTTGATCGGCTATCTCTACCTGTTTTCACCCGGCGGACTTGGCGCTCGCGAATACGTGCTCACGGGGGCGCTCGCGGCGCTCTCGCTCGAAAGCGGGGCCTCCGCCACGCTGCTGGTACTGACCTCCCGTCTCTGGCTCACCGTTCTCGAGGCACTGCCGGGACTGACCTTGCTCGCTCTTGGCCGCGCACGACCGCACCACACTCCAAAACCTGACCATGGCACGCACGCCTGA
- a CDS encoding tetratricopeptide repeat protein yields MTKTGDAALPPMDLDADSLMDTIRARSREITIGVIALAALGVIYVLVDQSNQKKQARAEIALNQAENSFYGGNMALAQTDLQKLVQGYGSTAAGVQGSMLLAQTYYKAGKFDEGLKVLQAAQGASGASSFQASIEALMGAGYADNNKLDEAAKHYRAAADRAAFPADKDLYLADAARTLMAAGKKDDALKIWQSIASNPDSPVMAEAKVRVGELTAVAAK; encoded by the coding sequence ATGACGAAGACCGGAGATGCGGCGCTGCCGCCGATGGATTTGGACGCCGACTCGTTGATGGACACGATTCGTGCTCGCAGCCGTGAAATCACCATTGGCGTGATTGCGCTGGCGGCCCTTGGCGTGATCTACGTGCTCGTGGATCAGTCCAACCAGAAGAAGCAGGCCCGCGCGGAGATCGCGTTGAACCAAGCCGAGAACTCGTTCTACGGCGGGAACATGGCGCTGGCGCAGACCGACCTGCAGAAGCTGGTGCAGGGTTACGGCAGCACGGCCGCCGGTGTTCAGGGGTCGATGCTGTTGGCGCAGACCTACTACAAAGCTGGCAAGTTCGACGAAGGGCTCAAGGTGCTCCAGGCCGCTCAGGGCGCGTCGGGGGCCTCGAGCTTCCAGGCGTCGATTGAAGCGCTGATGGGCGCCGGCTATGCCGACAACAACAAGCTCGACGAGGCCGCCAAGCATTACCGCGCCGCCGCCGATCGGGCCGCGTTCCCAGCCGACAAGGATCTGTACCTGGCCGACGCCGCTCGGACGCTGATGGCTGCTGGCAAGAAGGACGACGCTCTCAAGATCTGGCAGTCGATTGCAAGCAACCCGGACTCGCCGGTGATGGCCGAAGCCAAGGTGCGAGTGGGTGAGCTGACGGCCGTTGCTGCCAAGTAA
- a CDS encoding glycosyltransferase family 4 protein, producing the protein MTPTRVLFVSHSYPRADGDIAGSFVHRLAVSLTARGDIVRVLAPATAGLEPTSVLDGIRVDRYGYAPAAWQTLAYEGNMAQQVNGSWRGKAAFGGLLLGGALAVRRTVASWRPDIVHAHWWLPGALQSAWSIGRTPLMTTLHGSDIRLAIGVPRAHGAFRAVMRRSQRVTAVSRWLRDEALAMAPGTNIDVEPMPVDITLFTPSTGSKENKLLFVGRLNAQKGAGLLLEALAASGSNCALDVIGEGDDRAALAARAATLGLASRVTFHGALAQSQVVPFYQRARAVVVPSQQEGLGLVAVESQLCETPVIAFRSGGLTDVVIDGDTGYLVPSGDVRAMSLAIDAVDTNPSNALARGRVGRARMLLEFNPASVAENYHRLYQDALRATP; encoded by the coding sequence GTGACTCCGACCCGCGTCCTGTTCGTTTCGCATTCGTACCCGCGCGCCGACGGCGACATCGCGGGTTCGTTTGTGCATCGACTGGCCGTCTCGCTGACGGCACGCGGCGATATCGTACGCGTGCTCGCGCCCGCTACGGCGGGCCTCGAGCCAACGTCGGTGCTCGATGGCATCCGCGTGGACCGATACGGGTATGCGCCCGCCGCGTGGCAGACGCTGGCGTATGAAGGCAATATGGCGCAGCAGGTGAATGGATCGTGGCGCGGGAAAGCCGCATTCGGTGGACTGTTGTTGGGTGGCGCGTTGGCGGTGCGGCGAACGGTGGCGTCATGGCGTCCAGATATTGTACATGCGCACTGGTGGCTTCCCGGCGCGCTCCAGTCGGCATGGAGCATCGGTCGCACGCCACTCATGACCACGCTGCACGGATCCGATATTCGGCTCGCCATTGGAGTCCCTCGCGCGCACGGTGCGTTTCGCGCGGTGATGCGACGGTCCCAGCGCGTCACGGCGGTCAGCCGGTGGCTCCGCGACGAAGCGCTCGCCATGGCGCCGGGCACGAACATCGACGTGGAACCGATGCCGGTGGACATCACCCTCTTTACTCCGAGCACTGGATCAAAGGAGAACAAACTGTTGTTCGTGGGTCGACTCAACGCGCAGAAAGGAGCCGGCCTACTGCTGGAGGCCCTCGCGGCGAGCGGCAGCAACTGTGCGCTCGATGTCATTGGAGAGGGTGACGATCGCGCCGCCCTTGCAGCTCGCGCAGCAACGTTGGGCTTGGCGTCTCGCGTCACCTTTCATGGCGCGTTGGCCCAATCGCAAGTCGTACCGTTTTATCAGCGAGCCCGCGCGGTGGTCGTGCCCAGCCAGCAAGAGGGGCTGGGGCTGGTGGCTGTGGAATCGCAGCTCTGCGAAACGCCCGTCATTGCCTTTCGCTCAGGGGGACTCACGGACGTCGTCATCGACGGCGATACGGGGTATCTCGTGCCGAGCGGAGACGTCCGGGCCATGAGTCTCGCGATCGACGCCGTTGACACGAATCCGAGTAACGCGCTCGCGCGCGGTCGGGTGGGACGCGCGCGCATGTTGCTCGAGTTCAATCCTGCGTCCGTAGCCGAGAACTATCACCGTCTTTATCAGGACGCATTGCGTGCGACGCCGTAA
- the lptB gene encoding LPS export ABC transporter ATP-binding protein, with product MHRVSSGERVTGSSELRAEGLVKTYRRRNVVNNVALDLRQGEIVGLLGPNGAGKTTTFYMIVGLIPPVQGRILFDGQDITNMPMYQRARRGIGYLSQEPSVFRKLSVEENILAILETLPISRAEREARLEGLLDELNIKHLRTSKAYALSGGERRRLEITRALVTQPKFMMLDEPFAGVDPIAVHDIQQIVASLKHRGIGVLISDHNVEQTLDIVDRAYIMFDGQVKVSGTVRELVFDDTVADIYLGPTLTARLRSRFKEAPVSDPTG from the coding sequence ATGCACCGGGTGTCGTCCGGTGAACGCGTCACCGGCTCCAGTGAGCTGCGCGCGGAGGGACTGGTCAAGACGTATCGGCGCCGCAACGTGGTAAACAATGTGGCACTCGACCTTCGCCAAGGAGAAATCGTTGGGCTGCTGGGCCCCAACGGCGCTGGCAAAACGACCACGTTCTACATGATCGTTGGGCTCATTCCGCCGGTGCAGGGGCGCATTCTGTTCGACGGCCAAGACATTACGAACATGCCGATGTATCAGCGCGCACGGCGTGGTATTGGCTATCTCTCGCAGGAACCGTCGGTGTTTCGCAAGCTCTCGGTGGAAGAGAACATCCTCGCGATTCTCGAGACGCTGCCGATCAGCCGCGCGGAACGCGAGGCGCGTCTGGAAGGATTGCTCGACGAGCTGAACATCAAGCACTTACGCACCAGCAAGGCCTACGCGCTTTCGGGCGGCGAACGTCGCCGGCTTGAGATCACGCGTGCGCTGGTGACGCAGCCCAAGTTCATGATGCTCGATGAGCCGTTTGCCGGGGTAGACCCGATTGCGGTGCACGACATCCAGCAGATTGTCGCGAGCCTCAAGCATCGCGGCATCGGCGTGCTGATCTCTGACCATAACGTCGAACAGACGCTCGACATTGTCGATCGGGCGTACATCATGTTTGACGGTCAGGTGAAGGTGTCTGGTACGGTTCGTGAGTTGGTGTTTGATGACACCGTGGCGGACATCTACCTCGGGCCCACGCTCACCGCGCGCCTGCGAAGTCGATTCAAAGAAGCACCCGTCTCGGACCCCACGGGATGA
- the dapF gene encoding diaminopimelate epimerase produces the protein MTQTNIPAAGRRFWKMSGSGNDFVFFDARSEPAGALAEPGAIGRMCARATGIGADGVVFLQPDATEAFRIRYFNRDGSLGELCGNASLCTTRLARELGIVQAESFRFATDAGAISARFVGSEPEIDLQPVSELRLEAGIELASGEKRMGFANTGVPHLVVLVGDTSSVDVVGRGQPLRWHPSLAAGANVNFVAANPGGPWKMRTYERGVEGETLACGTGAVATAVLLRAWRLSGAETALETRSGRVLTVTLRDADGAIKPSLRGEGRIVFTGALGES, from the coding sequence ATGACCCAGACCAACATCCCAGCGGCGGGCCGCCGATTTTGGAAGATGAGCGGGTCGGGGAACGACTTTGTGTTCTTTGACGCGAGGTCGGAGCCAGCCGGTGCGCTGGCCGAACCAGGGGCGATTGGCCGTATGTGCGCCCGGGCCACCGGCATAGGTGCTGATGGAGTTGTGTTCCTTCAACCTGATGCCACAGAAGCATTTAGGATACGTTACTTCAACCGAGATGGGAGCCTTGGCGAGCTCTGCGGCAACGCCTCGCTCTGTACCACGCGGCTCGCGCGGGAGCTCGGGATTGTGCAGGCCGAGAGCTTCCGCTTTGCCACGGACGCTGGCGCTATCAGCGCTCGGTTTGTGGGATCGGAGCCTGAAATCGACCTGCAGCCCGTCTCAGAGCTCAGGTTGGAGGCCGGGATTGAGCTTGCCTCGGGCGAAAAAAGGATGGGATTCGCCAATACCGGCGTGCCGCATCTCGTTGTGCTGGTTGGCGATACATCGTCTGTAGACGTAGTCGGCCGCGGTCAGCCGCTCCGATGGCACCCGAGCCTCGCAGCCGGGGCCAATGTCAACTTTGTAGCTGCTAACCCCGGTGGTCCGTGGAAGATGCGGACCTACGAACGAGGTGTTGAGGGCGAGACGCTGGCTTGCGGAACTGGGGCTGTGGCGACCGCCGTTCTGCTACGCGCCTGGCGGCTGAGTGGGGCAGAGACCGCCCTCGAAACTAGATCAGGTCGGGTGCTGACGGTCACGTTGCGGGACGCTGACGGCGCCATCAAGCCGTCACTGCGCGGCGAAGGGCGGATCGTGTTCACCGGAGCGCTCGGCGAGAGCTAG
- the rpoN gene encoding RNA polymerase factor sigma-54 yields the protein MRTGLNQSVRLGQELKINPRLYQAMDMLYMPLLDLQQHLKQELLVNPFLELSEDEEEELSEEQSIEATQEEDEDRESADADERDERDERDEHDPSDDIGDSGELELNSLGEESLIEEPVDPRAEDETDWENILLDGFDSPGGMHEQQEQQEHFEAVPVSSTNLEEHLREQIRMLNLNPRQLLLADEFIGNIGDDGYLSASIEQILMSINQTIERAAEAVDRDIDDLPYYTFPEAEEMLEIVQHLDPPGVGARDLRECLLLQLRERGQAGSMADRLVRDFFEELIAHRWSDVAKRTGVSPLEVQHAADEIAKLSPKPGLSVTSGQENYVMPDLIVEKVDGAYLVFTNDGNLPRLKLSRVYQDIARDKKKFDAENKEFITNKLNAAQWLIQAIEQRRQTMLKVMHFIVDRQREFFEKGVQYLKPLTLREVADVIGMHESTVSRVTNEKYAQTPRGVLPLKFFFSSGLATTDGEDVSARGIKATIEKLVTDEDPKSPLTDQAIVEILEKDGIQIARRTVAKYRDQLGVLSARMRKRV from the coding sequence ATGAGGACGGGCCTTAACCAGTCCGTTCGCCTTGGGCAGGAGCTCAAGATCAATCCTCGCCTCTATCAGGCGATGGATATGCTCTACATGCCCCTGCTCGATCTCCAACAGCACCTCAAGCAGGAGTTGCTCGTCAACCCGTTCCTCGAACTGAGCGAGGACGAGGAGGAGGAGCTCTCCGAAGAGCAATCAATTGAGGCGACGCAGGAAGAGGACGAAGACCGGGAGTCGGCCGACGCTGACGAGCGGGACGAGCGCGATGAACGGGACGAGCACGATCCGTCCGACGACATAGGCGATTCCGGCGAGCTGGAACTGAACTCGCTCGGGGAAGAGTCGCTCATCGAAGAGCCGGTAGACCCGCGCGCCGAGGACGAGACCGACTGGGAGAACATTCTCCTCGACGGTTTCGATTCGCCCGGCGGCATGCATGAACAACAGGAACAGCAGGAGCATTTCGAGGCGGTTCCGGTTTCAAGCACCAATTTGGAGGAGCATCTCCGCGAGCAGATTCGGATGCTCAACCTGAATCCACGGCAGCTCCTGCTGGCGGACGAGTTTATTGGCAACATCGGTGATGACGGATATCTGTCGGCGTCCATTGAGCAGATTCTCATGAGCATTAACCAGACCATCGAGCGCGCCGCCGAAGCCGTGGATCGTGATATCGATGATCTGCCGTATTACACGTTTCCCGAGGCGGAGGAGATGCTCGAGATTGTTCAGCATCTCGACCCCCCGGGCGTCGGCGCCCGCGATCTGCGCGAGTGCCTCCTGCTTCAGCTGCGCGAGAGGGGACAGGCGGGCTCGATGGCCGACCGGCTGGTCCGAGACTTCTTCGAGGAGCTTATAGCCCACCGCTGGAGTGACGTCGCCAAGCGGACGGGGGTTTCTCCCCTAGAGGTGCAGCACGCCGCCGACGAAATCGCCAAGCTGAGCCCCAAGCCTGGCCTCTCGGTGACGAGCGGGCAAGAGAATTACGTGATGCCGGATTTGATCGTCGAGAAAGTGGACGGCGCCTATTTGGTGTTCACCAACGACGGCAATCTGCCGCGCCTCAAGCTGAGTCGCGTGTATCAGGACATTGCGCGTGACAAAAAGAAGTTTGACGCAGAGAACAAAGAGTTCATCACCAACAAGCTCAATGCGGCGCAGTGGCTCATTCAGGCCATTGAGCAACGCCGGCAGACGATGCTCAAGGTGATGCATTTCATTGTGGACCGGCAACGGGAGTTCTTTGAGAAAGGCGTGCAGTACCTGAAGCCGCTCACGCTGCGTGAAGTGGCCGATGTCATTGGGATGCACGAATCCACGGTCAGCCGCGTCACGAACGAGAAATACGCGCAAACGCCGCGCGGGGTGCTGCCGCTCAAGTTCTTCTTTTCGAGCGGTCTTGCCACGACCGATGGCGAAGACGTGTCCGCTCGTGGCATCAAGGCGACCATCGAAAAGTTGGTGACGGACGAGGACCCCAAATCGCCACTCACCGATCAGGCGATTGTCGAGATCCTCGAAAAGGACGGCATTCAGATTGCCCGCCGCACGGTGGCCAAGTATCGCGACCAACTCGGCGTTCTTTCGGCCCGGATGCGTAAGCGTGTCTGA